The genomic stretch ATCTTGCCACTGGCCACGTTGATTCGTAAGAGTCGCCAACTGGATTCGCTGCGGTTGTTATCGTTTACCCATTCTTCATCTAGCGTCACTAGAGCGAGAATTGCCTGCTGGTCCTTTGTAAACCGTAGGTCTCTTAGTTCTCCATCAACGTTTCGTTCTACTGGTACCTTTCCATCTCGCGTATCAACCACAACGATTGTGCTCGCATATTCTTTCCCGCTGCCAGTCCTGAGGCTTTGGATATTGAATCCCGCAAACAACCTTCCGTCACTTGACGAGCGCAGGAAGCCACCGCGATAGTCACGATTGTTCTTGTCGCCACTCAGGCTCGAAGGTAGCCGCATAGGTGTGGTCGAATTCCACGACTTTGTATTGAATACCACCAACATCGACGTGCCGTTCAAGTCGTATGCTGCGGCAAGGCTATCTCCTTCGGCACAGAGCATTGAAGTCATGGCATCTACATGAGGAGCACATGACGTTCTGAAGAGACTCTGCCAGGCTGATTTCTCTGAACTGAATCGAAATGTTCGAGTACCTGTTGTCGCCCCAGAGGCCAATAGGTCAATGCCTGCCGGCACTTCAGTGGATTCGATGGCCTTGGTCTTTTGGGTTGGATCGTAAAATGGGTGCCCTGGTTTGAACATCGTCCGGACCACGGTCTTCTCTTCTGTCCCCTGTCTCACCGCAAACGCAAGTTGCTTTGTCTTGGGTAAGAAAGACATGGGAACGCCATTTAAACGATCACTTCTAAATTCGCTAGAATTCAACCCGAGAATCAACGAGCCACGTTCTTGTTTCGCGGCCAGGTGGAATTCTGCAACATGATAACCCCCAAGAGATTGGTCATTCTCAGCGAATACATGGTTGTCGTCTCCCCACATGAGACGTAGCCACTTGGCACCTCGATCTGGTTGCGGGAATCTTGGCGATGCGACCAAGCGTGCCGATTTGCCTTCAAGTTGCCAAACTCGGAGTACTTCGCCATCAATGCATGCCAGGTAACGACCACTCGGAGAAAAAAGAGCAGGCGTGGTGAATGAATAATCTCTGTCAGAGACAGGAATGACTTCCTCATCGAGTTCAACGTTCCATAGCCTGGCTTTGTTTTCTCCATCAAGTCGAAATGCGAGATGCGAGGCCTTGTCGGCGAAGGTAATCACTTGCCTTTTCATGGACTCCCTTGGCCCAAGTTTCTCCTTGATCAAGTTGTGGAGATTAGGAACAGGGTAAGTCCAAGACGTTGCGATGGGTGTGAAGTCAGATGGCAATTCACGTGTTTGTGGCTTGCTTTCCGTCGGTTCCGTTGCCTGGTTTGTCGCTGGAGGAAAACTCGGCTTTCTCGTATCACTCTCTGGTGTCGTTGAACTCGCGGTATCGGTAACCGAAGGAGCACTGTCAGTAGCTCGAAATCCCGGAGAAGGCGTTTGCGCTAATATTGGTAACAGCAACAACGGCAAGCACGCCACCGCCTTTCCAGAGAGTGGTAACGAATTCCATCGTTGTTTGATACTGCCTGACGGTGTGGCTGTCGTCACATACCAGATCGGAATCCAGACAAAACCATAGATGATCCAAAGTGGTAGCTGGATGTACCAACTCAACTTCGATGGCCAGCGTTCACTGTACCATTCGTCGAATGACATTGCTGAGGGAGGAATGTCTTGCTGTGATGCGGCTTTGCTGGCTTGAACCTCTATTGTTGGGGCCGCCTGGTCAAAATGAAAAGCTTCCGACGCCAGTCGCCAAGCAGGTTCATTCTGACTTCTAACATGGTCGCTAGGTCGAAGGCGTCCAATAGTTGCCCACTTCTCTAATGTCGCCTGAGCAATGGGGCCAACCTCACGGTCACCACGCTTTGCGTACCATGCTTCTCCCATTCGCCGCTTCCCCTGCGCATCGTTGATGATCAATCGCTACATCGATGTCGAACTGGTATTTCGTACACCGAGAAGCGAGAGGTCAGACGTAGAACATTTACAACCGAATCACGTATCTGACCAACACCGAAATCTAAACAGGTTCTGTGAAGACAGAATGAAGGATTGATGAATGCGGAGCATCTAAATCGCGGCTGTTCGATTGCGTTTACGCGAGAGGTGTATAAGAGGACTCGGTAGAATATTCTGATTCAGAATAGGCGTGTGGGAATGATCGGCAACGGCAAGGTGCGATTCAGATGGTAAGCGGAGCAGAAGGTCATAAGAAATGTGAGACGATCCCAGGCAATGGGGTCGGCCAAGGCAGTTTAGTTGGTGGTAGATTTCGGATTGTGCGATGTGTCTCGCCGCTGTTGTATCACGCTCACGATCAGAAGAGGGACCGCCCCGTTTGGCTACGATTGTGTCACGGCTCTCGGGTTCTCAATGAATCTAAAGTGGATGGCGGTCAACAGCTAAAGCAGGCAAAGGTGATGGGAGACAGGGCTTCCCAAGTCCTTAAGGTTGGCAAGGTCGCGGCGAACTGTTTTGTCGCATCCGAATTCGTGGAAGGACAGTTTCTCGACGAGGTGCTCAATCATCGCCTGTTCTCAACAGAAGAAGCCGTGACGCTGGTTCGATCGCTTTTGCCCATCTTGCAGTTTGGACACCAGCAAGGGCTCATTCATCGCGGCATCAGTCCTGAGTCGATCATTCTAACCGTCCAAAAGCGGCTTCTGCTTATGGAATATGGTGTCGATTCTCGTTGGAAAATTGGTTCCGGAAATCGCTCGCTTCACGCCTATCACGCCCCTGAGCAAGTCAAAGAAGACGAGTCGGGGATTGGTCCGGCCACAGATGTTTATTGCATTGGTGTGCTGCTTTATGAACTATTGACGGGCACGGTGCCATTCAAATGTGCGCACGATGAAGTGCTCGATGAATTGATCGTTACTCGAAATCCAACGCCTGTTCGTCTGCTTGCACCGGAAGTGCCACCCGGACTGGAGAGAATTGTTAATCGGTGTCTTGCAAAGGACCCTCATCAGCGATTCTCGTCGTTGGCAGACTTGCGTAAATCATTGGAGGAGTATGCGGCTGAAAAGTCGCAGCAATCCACGGTCGTTTCCAATCAAGAGAAACCCAAGAAGCGTTCCCTACGGATCGTCATTTCAAGTGTACTCCTCCTGGCGGTTATGCCCATCGCTTACTTTGTCATCAAGGATCGGGGCATGGGACCAATTAACTTCGATTCGATGAGTGAGGAGACAGAAGAGGAATCAAGTGGATTCAAGGCATTCGCAAAGCAGGAGTCCGCGAGGGTTACTGAGGATGAGCTTGATGTCGAGCCTGAACTGCCTGCTGTCGGCGAGATGCGTGAAGGGGGAATCGACCTGATGGCTCGCATTGAGTTGCCTAAGCATGTTCTCTCGGAACCCTGGAGATGGGCCGGTAAAAGCCTGGTCTGCGAGCCTCGTACGGATCAGAACTCGATTCTTCGGATTCCTTATGACGCACCAGCGGAATACACGATCGAGTTCAAAGTTCGCTCACTTGGGGCCGACAACGGCGGCGCGTTATTACTCGGATTGGCAAATGACCGAGTTGGCTTTGGCGCACATTTAAAGGGTTATGCAGCGCAAAGTTGGCTTTTAGAATACGGCTCCGAACCAGCATCGCCCGAAAATGGGATGCATCAACGCAGGATGCCTGCCAAATTCTTTCAGTCAGAACAGCCGGTCGTCATTCGTTGTACCGTCGATGCGGATTCCGTCCGTGTCGAAGAAAACGGTCGGCTCAAACTCGAATGGAAAGGAGACTTTGATAAGCTCTCGCGAGAACGTTGCTGGGCAACGGAGAATGTGCCCAATCAGCGAGTCATGTTTATTTGTACCTGGGGGGCGTTTGAGTTTTCAGAAATCCGAGTCCATCCTGCGACTGGCAAAAGCTGATCCCCTCCGAGGTTGAGCCGCTTGGGAATTCAAATAAGGATTGGTAGCGAAGCGGCATACTTGGTGAATTCTGATCGACCCTCTCAATGGTCGGGCACAAAACCGATTGAGTCGTGTGACCCACCTCCGTCCATGGCCCTGTCGATAACATTGTCAAACAACACCGTTGTGGGAGGATGTTATCGGAATGGAGCGAGCGTTCTTGGATCGCCTTCGTCATTGGTTTCATGACGTCTCTTTAAAAGAGATTCGTTCACGTGATGAGTGGGAATGTGCTTTGAGATGCCCTTCTGGAAAATCACTAGGGCAATATGCGTGGGAGACAGCAAGAAGTCGACAAGGAATTCTGATGAACCTGTTCTGCTCGAATAGATTTCGGGAGGCGGACGAAGTCAAAGATCTGCTCCAATGTCGGAATCTTTGGCCTAGGTTCTTTGTGCCCGCCCCGATTGAAAAAAGAGATGGCAATGGCGACCCGACGACGATAGACGTGGTTATTGACGACACATTCGTTCAAGCGTCTCTGTCCGAAATCAACTTTACGAAGCAGCGCTTGGAAGTTGTCGAGAATTACTTGCGGTTCCATGAAGTGTTTCAGGATACCGGGTTGCCGCAGCATAACGGAAGTTACTTGAACTTTCGGGTAATTCGGAACCTGCTGGCCGCTTCACAGAATAACAAGCGACACATTTTGCTTGGCGATCAGAAGAGGCCTGACCTGGCCGAGTCTTACCTGCGAACCGTTGCAGCCCTCAAGGATAAGGCTTTTCGTTCTCGGTGCCGTATCGTGTACTGGCAGGAGCTGCTGCGAGTTATTGATCCCAACTTACGTCGCTTCGTTGAAACACGATTCAATCTTGTGTCTTAGTGGCGTTAGAATCAATCGTCCTCATCCCCAAAGATGTCACTCAAATTGATCAGCGTGAATTCCATTCCATGCTGCTCCTCTGCGCTTTTCGCATATTTCTTTAGGAAAGCTGCTCGGCGCGTATCGCCTTGTTCGAGATTGGGCACGGCGTGTTGTTCTTGGTGTGAATGATGGATAGCAAGATAAGGATTACGTGATCTCGACTGGTCGCCCGTCTTCCGCCAAAACAGCGTTGGGAAAGTGTTCTCGGAACTGAGTTGGTTCGAACGTATGGATAGGGATCACGGCTTGGGGAGCGATCTTTCTTACAAAGGTGACAATGTCTTTCGCGTGCATGTGACCGCTCGTGTGGGCCTCAACGAGGTGGCCGCCGTTCTTGGTGAGTGATTGCCGGGTTCGCTTCCAGTCGGGTTTTTCTAGATAGCCCTTCCAACTTGAGTAGAGGCAAAGGGTGTTATCGGGATAGCTGCCTGGGAAGTCGACTTCCAGAGAAGGTCGAAAGACCATGAGGAACTTGCTGGGGGATTCGACAATCTCGCTCATTTCAATTTGTTTCGAGCGAAATTGATCGACGAGCTTGCTCAGGTTTCTTTCCTTGATGGTGCCAGCAAAGTTGTTGGGAAAGTAGACTCGAATGGAGTCGTCTCGTTGAGGCGAAGGAACTTTGGTTTCGCTACTTAGAAAATGAAGTATCGCTGCGGTGTATACGTCGGCGACAAATTTCCGGTTCGTCTTCTTCGCTGCCCGGATGAATGCAACCAGTCGATCGACGTGCTGTGGGGAAAAAGCAGCAAGCACAAGGCTGGTTGCGTCTTGGATGTAGCCAACGATTTCGCGTTCTAGATCGTATTCCGAAACTCCGTGACCATCCGGCAACCCGAAGTGAGTCCCTTCCATCAGCATCGCATCGACCTGGCGATCGGCGAGAGTGTCGATCAGGCTTCTGGCCATCCCAGGTTTCCGGCCATGGAGGCGGAGGTCCCCAGTGTAGAGCAGGCTCTTTCCATCAGCTTCAATCAAATATGCCAGGCAGCCAAAGGTGGAATGATCGACCGAATAGCCTGTGATCGCAAACGGTCCAATCTGAAAGGAAGTGCCAGGCAGCACTTCGCGAAAGCGTGCGCGAGGCAACTCGACTTGGTTTGCGAACAGCTTTCCGACAAGCATGATCTTGCTTGTTCCGCTGGTGGCATAGACGGGGATTTGCTCGTTGGTGTGATCCAGTAGGCCTGTATGGTCCAAGTGGGCATGAGACAAGAGGATCGCGTCAGGGGACCGCGCATCATCAAATAACCCGGAAACCGCCGGGAGGATGCCACGCGATTGAAGATTCTCTTTTGTCATTCGACGAAGGGAAAAGGTATCCAGCGCCTCTCGGTTGTCGTTGAACAAGGGGAGACCGACATCAAGGACAATTCGACAGTCTTGAGCCTGGACTTCGATGCAGGACCCTCCGACTTCCTGGCTTCCTCGGTGAATGGTAACGTTCAAAGTGTTCGTTCTCGGGTGTTAATGTTGTTTAGCTAATCGTCTTCGGGTTGGTAATTGTAAAATATCCGGCGGCGGCTCTCGGTGAACTGGCTTCGCGTTTGGAGAGCCTTCCATTCACGTCCTAGTGTTATTCGCAGGTCAAACCAGGCAACATCTTCTGGTGTGACCGGACCATCTCTCTCTGGAATCCACCAATCTCCGTGATTCGCAGTAAAGAGGGCTACCGGGAAGTTGGAACCAAAGTAAACGAATTCGTCACCAATTTGTCCCCAAATCCCCGGAGGAGTCTGATCCTTCCTGCTTTGGGGATAGGCGACGCTCCGCATGTCTTCACGGAGAAGAACATCTAGAATCGTCGTTCGAATCAGCTCGCTTTCTTCGTCTGTCATGATGCGGTTGAACAAGTGAGGGGAGCACATCCATGAAATCTGTAAGTGTCATAAGATACCACTTCCGTCACGCCTATCATAATTCTTCGTGGACGTACCACTTCTTCTCCACGGGGCTCCATGTCAGTGTGTAGACCGTGACCTTTTCCAAGGGCCGATTGGCCTGTGAGATCCATTCGATAACGACGTTGCATCGGTAGCCAGGCCACGACTTCTGGTCTTTGGGGCAAGGTTTCGACAAATCGTATGCCAGGATATGGGCCTTGCAGGGAGAGATATTTCGGATGTTGAAAGAGATCGGATCGCGAAGCGTTGCTGCCAGAAGTGTCTCTGCTTCGCTGTCTTCACCGGCGATCCATTTGTTGAGTTCCGAGGATAAGTAAGCTTCCGCTCCCTCCTGAGAGCCTTCCGTCGAAGGTGCGCATCCGGACAGGAGAATGAGTGATAGAAAAAGGGTCGTCGAGAGCGTTTTCATGGGCTGTTCCTTCGTGGGGGTAAGTAGCTGTGGGACTACTATTTACCCGAAGGAATCGGCAAAGGTGGGTCACGCATCTATTCCGTTCGCGAATTCATCTTCAGAGCCTTAGTCAGGGTCTGGTTCAATTTCTGGCGAAGGGCATCCGGTTTGATCACGGTGACTTTCCCTGCCCACGCTAGAACCCAGTGCAGAATTTCATCGAGACCATCTACCTGGAAAGAGAGCAATACACGATCACCTTTGGTTTTCTTCGCCTTTTGGGTGTGATGCCAGATTGTCTCCGTCACGATCTTGGCAGCTTCTGCTTCAAACTCAAGTTCAATATCGTAGCGTTGTTTGCCACGAAAGACGGACCAGGCATTGCCAAAGTGGTTTCGCAAGTCAAAGTCCGCAGGGACCTCTGCCGGTTTCTGTGTGGCGCGAAGGCTCTTGAAACGGGCCACTCGAAAAGTCTTGGCCTCTGTTTCGCCAGCCATGTGACCGACGACATACCAGGCCTGTTTGACAAGGCATAGTCGATAGGGGTGAATGGTCAGCTTGACTTGCTGCGTTTCATAGGGAGATTTGTAGACCCCGGTAATCTGCGTCTGGTTGAGCAGGGCACATTGAATTGCCTGGACCGTCTCGTGATGTTTGCTATGGTCCGCTAGTTTTAGATCGAAGACCTCGATCAGGCGAAGCGCATCGGCGATGATGGTTTTCAGGTGCTCCTGCGAGGATGCCGCAAGTTTCCTGGTCGTCGGTTTGGCACCTGGTCCGATGTTCAGTCCCGGGGCTTGCGAGAAGGCGGTCGCGAGGGCTTGCCCCCAAGCTTCATCCGCAGTCAGTGCCAGAGCCGGAAACTTGTAGTCAGGCCGTACCCGAAAACAATGCTCACGTTCGTCAAAATAATAGGGAACCCCGGCGAACTCGAGAACTTCCAGGTCTCTGCGGACTGTTCGCTCCGAGCATTCCAGTTCGTCGGCGATGGCCTTGAGGTCCCAGCGCCCTCGCGACTGGATCAGGTTCAGCACACCCAATACCCGTGCGATACGTGCATTTTGACGCACGCGTCGATCTCGATCGGGGCGGCGTGGTAGGGAAGAATCAGGAGGGGCAGATTTCGGCATTAAGCAGACCTACGTTGTTAGATGAGAAGATTCGGGCGTGATCCAGGGACAACGATCAGACTTGGCAGGTTCGGGGCTTGGTGCTACTTGGTTTGTCTGATCGTTAGACATGCCGCATGACGGGAATGCCAGCTTCGGTAACTTGCCATATCTGTCGTGAAGTTACGTCCATCGCCGTTAGGACTCCTCCCAGGCCACAGCCAGTATCGAGGCAACGACAGAATCCCAGGTCGCGAATTTCGCCGGGTGAATGCCCGACGATAAATGTTTTTCCGCTGACGTGTGCCTGCGGCGGTTCCTCCTCAATCGCGGTCCAACGCAGCAATCGGGACGGTTGTTCGGAGAGTTGCGAATACCAGCAGTAGTTGGCATGTGTGAAGATGAACTGATCGGTCTCGAAGATTGGCAGGCAGGCTGCCAGGAAGTCCCAATGGTGATCAGGCACATCCGTAATAGCAGCTTGCAGAGCATACGATTCGAGCGTGAAATCTCCTCCCTGGTACATCCATCTGCCTTCGGCATGAGGGTCGTTTCGACTTTCGAGCATCATGTCATCGTGATTTCCCAAGATGGCAATGTGGCGATAGGCCTGATCGAGGCTGGAAAGGATTTCCAGGACCTGGCCGCTTTTCGGGCCGCGGTTAACATAATCGCCAAGCGTTACGATCGTATCCTCAGTCGTGGGCTGAATCAGTTCGAGAAGGCTCAGGAGTGCAGCGGCGTGGCCGTGGATATCTCCAATCGCAATAAGTCGTTCTG from Blastopirellula marina encodes the following:
- a CDS encoding serine/threonine protein kinase, which codes for MDGGQQLKQAKVMGDRASQVLKVGKVAANCFVASEFVEGQFLDEVLNHRLFSTEEAVTLVRSLLPILQFGHQQGLIHRGISPESIILTVQKRLLLMEYGVDSRWKIGSGNRSLHAYHAPEQVKEDESGIGPATDVYCIGVLLYELLTGTVPFKCAHDEVLDELIVTRNPTPVRLLAPEVPPGLERIVNRCLAKDPHQRFSSLADLRKSLEEYAAEKSQQSTVVSNQEKPKKRSLRIVISSVLLLAVMPIAYFVIKDRGMGPINFDSMSEETEEESSGFKAFAKQESARVTEDELDVEPELPAVGEMREGGIDLMARIELPKHVLSEPWRWAGKSLVCEPRTDQNSILRIPYDAPAEYTIEFKVRSLGADNGGALLLGLANDRVGFGAHLKGYAAQSWLLEYGSEPASPENGMHQRRMPAKFFQSEQPVVIRCTVDADSVRVEENGRLKLEWKGDFDKLSRERCWATENVPNQRVMFICTWGAFEFSEIRVHPATGKS
- a CDS encoding PGN_0703 family putative restriction endonuclease translates to MERAFLDRLRHWFHDVSLKEIRSRDEWECALRCPSGKSLGQYAWETARSRQGILMNLFCSNRFREADEVKDLLQCRNLWPRFFVPAPIEKRDGNGDPTTIDVVIDDTFVQASLSEINFTKQRLEVVENYLRFHEVFQDTGLPQHNGSYLNFRVIRNLLAASQNNKRHILLGDQKRPDLAESYLRTVAALKDKAFRSRCRIVYWQELLRVIDPNLRRFVETRFNLVS
- a CDS encoding MBL fold metallo-hydrolase, producing the protein MNVTIHRGSQEVGGSCIEVQAQDCRIVLDVGLPLFNDNREALDTFSLRRMTKENLQSRGILPAVSGLFDDARSPDAILLSHAHLDHTGLLDHTNEQIPVYATSGTSKIMLVGKLFANQVELPRARFREVLPGTSFQIGPFAITGYSVDHSTFGCLAYLIEADGKSLLYTGDLRLHGRKPGMARSLIDTLADRQVDAMLMEGTHFGLPDGHGVSEYDLEREIVGYIQDATSLVLAAFSPQHVDRLVAFIRAAKKTNRKFVADVYTAAILHFLSSETKVPSPQRDDSIRVYFPNNFAGTIKERNLSKLVDQFRSKQIEMSEIVESPSKFLMVFRPSLEVDFPGSYPDNTLCLYSSWKGYLEKPDWKRTRQSLTKNGGHLVEAHTSGHMHAKDIVTFVRKIAPQAVIPIHTFEPTQFREHFPNAVLAEDGRPVEIT
- a CDS encoding helix-turn-helix transcriptional regulator, encoding MPKSAPPDSSLPRRPDRDRRVRQNARIARVLGVLNLIQSRGRWDLKAIADELECSERTVRRDLEVLEFAGVPYYFDEREHCFRVRPDYKFPALALTADEAWGQALATAFSQAPGLNIGPGAKPTTRKLAASSQEHLKTIIADALRLIEVFDLKLADHSKHHETVQAIQCALLNQTQITGVYKSPYETQQVKLTIHPYRLCLVKQAWYVVGHMAGETEAKTFRVARFKSLRATQKPAEVPADFDLRNHFGNAWSVFRGKQRYDIELEFEAEAAKIVTETIWHHTQKAKKTKGDRVLLSFQVDGLDEILHWVLAWAGKVTVIKPDALRQKLNQTLTKALKMNSRTE
- a CDS encoding metallophosphoesterase, giving the protein MPPPERLIAIGDIHGHAAALLSLLELIQPTTEDTIVTLGDYVNRGPKSGQVLEILSSLDQAYRHIAILGNHDDMMLESRNDPHAEGRWMYQGGDFTLESYALQAAITDVPDHHWDFLAACLPIFETDQFIFTHANYCWYSQLSEQPSRLLRWTAIEEEPPQAHVSGKTFIVGHSPGEIRDLGFCRCLDTGCGLGGVLTAMDVTSRQIWQVTEAGIPVMRHV